The following are encoded together in the Hydractinia symbiolongicarpus strain clone_291-10 chromosome 14, HSymV2.1, whole genome shotgun sequence genome:
- the LOC130626146 gene encoding aminomethyltransferase, mitochondrial-like, which yields MIKVAVSGKNFSKLLCSSAGITTRKAVSGTRSKHNLQSTELHDFHLKHGGKMVDFAGWSMPVQYSDLGIIQSHHHTRNSASLFDVSHMLQFKLHGKDRTKCLEELVVADIVGMPENSGGLSLFMNENGGIRDDCIINNAGDHLYVVSNAGCAHKIKPLMQDHVSGRKNELDVELEFLDTMSLLAIQGPKAAKALQNGVSEDLSLLKFMNGKTIEVFGVADCRVTRCGYTGEDGFEISIPSSKIEHVAESFLACDDVKLAGLGARDTLRLEAGLCLYGNDIDESTTPVAATLLWTIAKRRRSAADFPGAEIILNQIKHKPARKRIGLVSVGPPSRGHTPVLNVDGSVVGEVTSGCPSPSLNKNIAMAYVDKELAKLGTILKLKRGKKEIECEVVKMPFLPTKYYF from the exons ATGATAAAGGTTGCTGTATCTGGAAAGAATTTTTCGAAGCTGCTATGTAGTTCAGCAGGTATAACTACAAGAAAAGCTGTGAGTGGTACCAGAAGCAAG cACAACTTGCAATCCACAGAATTACATGATTTCCACTTAAAACATGGTGGTAAAATGGTTGATTTTGCTGGATGGTCAATGCCAGTGCAGTATTCCGACCTTGGTATAATTCAATCTCACCACCATACTCGTAACAGTGCATCTTTATTTGATGTTTCACACATGCTTCAATTCAAGCTTCATG GTAAAGATAGAACTAAATGCCTGGAAGAGTTAGTTGTTGCAGACATCGTAGGTATGCCAGAAAACAGTGGTGGGTTATCGTTGTTTATGAATGAGAATGGTGGTATAAGAGATGATTGTATCATCAATAATGCTGGTGATCATCTTTATGTTGTTTCAAATGCAGGATGTGCACATAAAATTAAACCACTAATGCAG GACCATGTGTCTGGACGAAAAAATGAGCTAGACGTTGAGCTTGAATTTTTGGATACTATGTCTCTTCTAGCAATTCAAg GCCCGAAGGCAGCCAAAGCTTTGCAAAATGGCGTTTCAGAAGATTTGTCACTGTTAAAATTCATGAATGGAAAAACAATAGAAGTGTTCGGTGTGGCTGATTGCAGAGTGACTCGATGTGGGTACACGGGTGAAGATGGCTTTGAG ATATCTATACCATCATCAAAGATTGAGCATGTGGCGGAAAGCTTTCTTGCTTGCGATGATGTGAAACTTGCAGGTCTTGGAGCTCGAGATACGTTGCGACTTGAAGCCGGCCTGTGTTTGTATGGTAATGATATTGACGAATCGACAACGCCAGTGGCTGCAACTCTGTTGTGGACAATAG CTAAACGCCGACGATCTGCTGCAGACTTTCCAGGTGCTGAAATTATACTAAATCAAATCAAACATAAACCAGCAAGAAAAAGAATAGGACTAGTTTCTGTTGGTCCACCTTCTAGAG GACATACACCAGTATTGAACGTGGACGGATCTGTTGTAG gtgAAGTCACAAGCGGTTGCCCTTCGCCGTcactaaacaaaaatattgcGATGGCTTATGTGGATAAAGAATTGGCGAAACTCGGAACTATATTAAAGTTAAAGCGCGGTAAAAAAGAAATTGAGTGCGAAGTAGTGAAAATGCCATTTCTCCCgacgaaatattatttttag
- the LOC130625004 gene encoding glutamine--tRNA ligase-like isoform X1 gives MNVVFRRSILFSRLSKSFRFSSTSSMVDRVKLFQTIGLTKQKSEETVKNKALSTKLESIVLQAGDSIDKPVGTLLYSLAGSNLDDTANIKLVVKYVVNRKINAVNQLNAAIDFLKSNSFNEKLFEDSCGIDVSYTPDQIEDCVESVLKKHMSELKEKRYHFNIGTLLGEVSKQLKWVDMKKVKSEIDMQLLDVLGPKTEEDKKPINKKAGKKNTEKKTDASNKTNEQQAPVDLPTIMKIIDPKSMYLSGEATKFHKPGENHLTDGYQTTPKTMELLKSHLDEYKDQVRTRFPPEPNGILHIGHAKAINFNFGYAKAYDGITFLRYDDTNPEKEEEKFFTAILDMVKWLGFEPYKITHASDYFNELYNYAVELIKRGNAYICHQQYEEIKGHNPPESPWRNRPIEESLQLFEDMKRGKLDEGEATLRMKTVMEDGKMDPVAYRIKFTPHHRTGDKWCIYPTYDFTHCLNDSLEHITHSLCTKEFQARRSSYYWLCNALDVYCPVQWEYSRLNLNYTVVSKRKIAKLITNKVVADWDDPRLFTLTALRRRGVPPEAINLFCAKIGVTMSQTTLDPSMLDSCIRDVLNVTAHRAMAVLDPLKIVITNFDKSDVEIEVPNIPTDKIAGTHTVPFGKIIYIEKSDFREKRDKDYKRLACDQTVGLRHAGKVITVKDVIKDGDDIVEVHVTCENSSKENKPKAFIHWVCNPIECEVRMYNRLFNHPNPEDAKEVPGGFLTDVNQNSLTVIKSAYVDLSVKGADVLSRYQFERTGFFAVDKDSTSEKMVFNQTVALKEDVAKN, from the exons ATGAATGTTGTTTTTAGACGGTCTATTTTATTTTCGCGACTAAGTAAATCATTCCGTTTTAGTAGTACTTCCAGTATGGTTGATCGTGTTAAATTATTTCAAACTATTGGTCTGACCAAACAAAAGTCTGaagaaacagtaaaaaataaagcatTGAGCACTAAACTGGAATCTATTGTGCTACAA GCAGGTGACTCAATCGACAAGCCTGTGGGCACATTATTGTACAGCTTGGCTGGTAGTAATCTAGATGATACTGCAAATATAAAACTAGTTGTTAAGTATGTGGTCAACCGGAAAATCAATGCAGTCAATCAATTAAATG CTGCCATTGATTTCCTTAAAAGCAACTCATTCAATGAAAAATTATTCGAAGATTCATGTGGTATTGATGTTTCATACACACCAGACCAGATTGAGGATTGC GTGGAAAGTGTTTTGAAGAAACACATGAGCGAGCTTAAAGAAAAAAGATATCATTTTAATATAGGAACTCTCCTAG GAGAAGTGTCTAAGCAACTGAAATGGGTCGATATGAAGAAAGTGAAATCTGAAATTGATATGCAG TTGTTGGATGTCCTTGGTCCAAAAACAGAGGAAGACAAAAAGCCCATAAATAAAAAG GcaggtaaaaaaaatactgaaaagAAAACAGATGCCTCAAATAAAACTAACGAACAACAAGCACCAGTTGATCTTCCCACCATCATGA AAATAATTGACCCAAAAAGTATGTATCTGTCTGGTGAAGCCACTAAATTTCACAAACCAG GAGAAAATCACCTCACTGATGGCTATCAGACAACACCAAAAACTATGGAGTTACTCAAGAGTCATTTAGATGAATACAAAGATCAAGTTCGGACACGTTTCCCACCCGAACCAAATGGAATTCTTCATATCGGACATGCTAAAGCTATCAATTTCAACTTTGGTTATGCAAAAGCTTATGATGGCATAACCTTTTTACGCTACGATGACACGAATcctgaaaaagaagaagaaaaattttttacagCCATCTTAGACATGGTGAAGTGGTTAGGTTTCGAACCGTATAAAATAACACATGCATCGGACTACTTTAATGAGTTATATAATTACGCAGTGGAATTAATTAAAAGAGGAAATGCTTATATATGTCATCAACAGTATGAGGAGATCAAAGGTCACAATCCACCAGAAAGTCCTTGGAGAAACCGCCCTATAGAAGAGTCATTACAGCTGTTCGAAGATATGAAGAGGGGAAAGTTAGATGAAGGGGAAGCCACTTTACGTATGAAGACAGTGATGGAAGATGGAAAGATGGATCCTGTGGCATATAGAATCAAATTTACGCCTCATCATCGAACTGGAGATAAATG GTGTATCTACCCTACGTATGATTTTACTCATTGTTTGAACGACTCATTAGAACATATCACTCACTCGCTATGCACAAAAGAATTCCAAGCGAGACGTTCTTCTTATTACTGGCTGTGTAACGCTCTCGATGTGTACTGTCCAGTACAGTGGGAGTACAGTCGCCTCAACTTAAACTACACCGTGGTGTCGAAACGTAAGATAGCAAAACTTATTACCAATAAAGTGGTGGCTGATTGGGATGACCCTCGCTTGTTCACACTTACTGCTCTGCGGAGAAGAGGTGTTCCACCAGAAgctataaatttgttttgtgcTAAGATTGGTGTAACAATGTCTCAAACGACACTTGACCCGTCAATGTTGGATTCATGCATTAGAGATGTTCTTAACGTTACAGCACACAG AGCAATGGCTGTGTTGGATCCATTAAAAATCGTCATTACCAACTTTGATAAGTCAGAC GTAGAAATCGAAGTTCCAAACATCCCAACCGATAAAATAGCTGGAACACATACAGTACCGTTCGGAAAAATTATTTACATTGAAAAGTCTGACTTTAGAGAG AAAAGAGACAAAGATTACAAAAGACTAGCTTGTGATCAAACAGTCGGGTTGAGACATGCTGGCAAAGTTATCACAGTTAAAGATGTTATTAAG GACGGAGATGATATAGTGGAAGTTCATGTGACATGTGAGAACAGTAGCAAAGAAAACAAACCAAAAGCTTTTATTCATTGGGTGTGCAATCCTATTGAGTGTGAAGTCAGAATGTATAACAGGCT atttaatcATCCGAATCCGGAAGATGCAAAAGAAGTTCCAGGTGGTTTCCTCACCGACGTTAATCAG AATTCTTTGACAGTCATCAAGAGCGCCTATGTGGACTTGTCAGTGAAAGGTGCTGATGTGTTGTCGAGATATCAATTCGAAAGAACTGGGTTCTTTGCTGTGGACAAAGACAGCACGTCTGAAAAG ATGGTGTTTAATCAGACTGTAGCCTTAAAAGAAGATGTTGCGAAGAACTAG
- the LOC130625004 gene encoding glutamine--tRNA ligase-like isoform X2 gives MVDRVKLFQTIGLTKQKSEETVKNKALSTKLESIVLQAGDSIDKPVGTLLYSLAGSNLDDTANIKLVVKYVVNRKINAVNQLNAAIDFLKSNSFNEKLFEDSCGIDVSYTPDQIEDCVESVLKKHMSELKEKRYHFNIGTLLGEVSKQLKWVDMKKVKSEIDMQLLDVLGPKTEEDKKPINKKAGKKNTEKKTDASNKTNEQQAPVDLPTIMKIIDPKSMYLSGEATKFHKPGENHLTDGYQTTPKTMELLKSHLDEYKDQVRTRFPPEPNGILHIGHAKAINFNFGYAKAYDGITFLRYDDTNPEKEEEKFFTAILDMVKWLGFEPYKITHASDYFNELYNYAVELIKRGNAYICHQQYEEIKGHNPPESPWRNRPIEESLQLFEDMKRGKLDEGEATLRMKTVMEDGKMDPVAYRIKFTPHHRTGDKWCIYPTYDFTHCLNDSLEHITHSLCTKEFQARRSSYYWLCNALDVYCPVQWEYSRLNLNYTVVSKRKIAKLITNKVVADWDDPRLFTLTALRRRGVPPEAINLFCAKIGVTMSQTTLDPSMLDSCIRDVLNVTAHRAMAVLDPLKIVITNFDKSDVEIEVPNIPTDKIAGTHTVPFGKIIYIEKSDFREKRDKDYKRLACDQTVGLRHAGKVITVKDVIKDGDDIVEVHVTCENSSKENKPKAFIHWVCNPIECEVRMYNRLFNHPNPEDAKEVPGGFLTDVNQNSLTVIKSAYVDLSVKGADVLSRYQFERTGFFAVDKDSTSEKMVFNQTVALKEDVAKN, from the exons ATGGTTGATCGTGTTAAATTATTTCAAACTATTGGTCTGACCAAACAAAAGTCTGaagaaacagtaaaaaataaagcatTGAGCACTAAACTGGAATCTATTGTGCTACAA GCAGGTGACTCAATCGACAAGCCTGTGGGCACATTATTGTACAGCTTGGCTGGTAGTAATCTAGATGATACTGCAAATATAAAACTAGTTGTTAAGTATGTGGTCAACCGGAAAATCAATGCAGTCAATCAATTAAATG CTGCCATTGATTTCCTTAAAAGCAACTCATTCAATGAAAAATTATTCGAAGATTCATGTGGTATTGATGTTTCATACACACCAGACCAGATTGAGGATTGC GTGGAAAGTGTTTTGAAGAAACACATGAGCGAGCTTAAAGAAAAAAGATATCATTTTAATATAGGAACTCTCCTAG GAGAAGTGTCTAAGCAACTGAAATGGGTCGATATGAAGAAAGTGAAATCTGAAATTGATATGCAG TTGTTGGATGTCCTTGGTCCAAAAACAGAGGAAGACAAAAAGCCCATAAATAAAAAG GcaggtaaaaaaaatactgaaaagAAAACAGATGCCTCAAATAAAACTAACGAACAACAAGCACCAGTTGATCTTCCCACCATCATGA AAATAATTGACCCAAAAAGTATGTATCTGTCTGGTGAAGCCACTAAATTTCACAAACCAG GAGAAAATCACCTCACTGATGGCTATCAGACAACACCAAAAACTATGGAGTTACTCAAGAGTCATTTAGATGAATACAAAGATCAAGTTCGGACACGTTTCCCACCCGAACCAAATGGAATTCTTCATATCGGACATGCTAAAGCTATCAATTTCAACTTTGGTTATGCAAAAGCTTATGATGGCATAACCTTTTTACGCTACGATGACACGAATcctgaaaaagaagaagaaaaattttttacagCCATCTTAGACATGGTGAAGTGGTTAGGTTTCGAACCGTATAAAATAACACATGCATCGGACTACTTTAATGAGTTATATAATTACGCAGTGGAATTAATTAAAAGAGGAAATGCTTATATATGTCATCAACAGTATGAGGAGATCAAAGGTCACAATCCACCAGAAAGTCCTTGGAGAAACCGCCCTATAGAAGAGTCATTACAGCTGTTCGAAGATATGAAGAGGGGAAAGTTAGATGAAGGGGAAGCCACTTTACGTATGAAGACAGTGATGGAAGATGGAAAGATGGATCCTGTGGCATATAGAATCAAATTTACGCCTCATCATCGAACTGGAGATAAATG GTGTATCTACCCTACGTATGATTTTACTCATTGTTTGAACGACTCATTAGAACATATCACTCACTCGCTATGCACAAAAGAATTCCAAGCGAGACGTTCTTCTTATTACTGGCTGTGTAACGCTCTCGATGTGTACTGTCCAGTACAGTGGGAGTACAGTCGCCTCAACTTAAACTACACCGTGGTGTCGAAACGTAAGATAGCAAAACTTATTACCAATAAAGTGGTGGCTGATTGGGATGACCCTCGCTTGTTCACACTTACTGCTCTGCGGAGAAGAGGTGTTCCACCAGAAgctataaatttgttttgtgcTAAGATTGGTGTAACAATGTCTCAAACGACACTTGACCCGTCAATGTTGGATTCATGCATTAGAGATGTTCTTAACGTTACAGCACACAG AGCAATGGCTGTGTTGGATCCATTAAAAATCGTCATTACCAACTTTGATAAGTCAGAC GTAGAAATCGAAGTTCCAAACATCCCAACCGATAAAATAGCTGGAACACATACAGTACCGTTCGGAAAAATTATTTACATTGAAAAGTCTGACTTTAGAGAG AAAAGAGACAAAGATTACAAAAGACTAGCTTGTGATCAAACAGTCGGGTTGAGACATGCTGGCAAAGTTATCACAGTTAAAGATGTTATTAAG GACGGAGATGATATAGTGGAAGTTCATGTGACATGTGAGAACAGTAGCAAAGAAAACAAACCAAAAGCTTTTATTCATTGGGTGTGCAATCCTATTGAGTGTGAAGTCAGAATGTATAACAGGCT atttaatcATCCGAATCCGGAAGATGCAAAAGAAGTTCCAGGTGGTTTCCTCACCGACGTTAATCAG AATTCTTTGACAGTCATCAAGAGCGCCTATGTGGACTTGTCAGTGAAAGGTGCTGATGTGTTGTCGAGATATCAATTCGAAAGAACTGGGTTCTTTGCTGTGGACAAAGACAGCACGTCTGAAAAG ATGGTGTTTAATCAGACTGTAGCCTTAAAAGAAGATGTTGCGAAGAACTAG